In the genome of Hymenobacter taeanensis, one region contains:
- a CDS encoding DUF4199 domain-containing protein — MADARLTPETNGIRYGLFTAVGMVIYFIVASLFNLTARIEFSFFNAVILTVGVCMAVANFKRYRQDRMPYLQGFGTGIITAMIASVAFGFFFIIYAGVLNKHIMDGIRAKDLFGFDLSVTIAFLAILLQGAMAGVIISLVAMQYYKSPDHKPITGIE, encoded by the coding sequence ATGGCTGACGCTCGTCTTACGCCCGAAACCAATGGCATCCGTTATGGCCTGTTTACCGCCGTTGGTATGGTCATCTATTTTATAGTGGCCTCTCTCTTTAACTTAACTGCCCGCATAGAATTCAGCTTTTTCAACGCCGTGATTCTTACGGTGGGCGTGTGCATGGCTGTTGCTAATTTCAAGCGTTACCGCCAAGACCGTATGCCGTATCTGCAGGGCTTTGGTACCGGTATTATCACGGCCATGATAGCCTCAGTGGCTTTTGGCTTCTTCTTTATTATATATGCCGGAGTGCTCAACAAGCATATCATGGATGGCATTCGGGCCAAGGACTTATTCGGCTTTGATCTTTCAGTAACCATTGCCTTCTTGGCCATTCTACTGCAGGGGGCTATGGCTGGGGTGATTATCTCACTCGTAGCAATGCAATACTATAAGAGCCCTGATCATAAGCCAATTACCGGCATCGAATAA